CtagagagatgagagagaggTAGAGAGATGCGTACACAGGAGAGAGACGCAAGGTAGAGACGCTTCGGGAGCTATtggaaataaaaggaaaaattagaaaaaggaaaaaaatatgatCCAACACGTGGGACCAACATAAGTAGGGGCTGAGATGAGGGGTATTGCTGGATTTGACGGTAGAAGTAATAGCCCCCAAAAGTAGGAGGAGTCCCTATTCAAAAAAATAGGAACCTTAAATAGGGActattgctggagatgctctcaaGTCATTATATTAATCGGCAGATGGTGACTACTTAATTGTCTGATTAATAGTCGCTAGCGAGCTGAGGGTTTGGGCTTCCGAGGTCCTTATTATAGTTAATCTGATAAGTAGACGCTGACTTGACAAATCGCTTAAGAGTTCCCCCAAATGATAACTGCTAGCCCAATTGACATATCCAACAATACATATGATGTACAACCAATGCTTATGGAATTGTTTTATTTTCAGAAAATGAATTCTTATGGAATATAATTGTGACTTCCTGTTATACAAAAACTGTGGATTTTTCAATTATTTGCAATGGAACACAGTTTATCAAATAGTGCACAGTATTACAGTAGTACACACTAGCAGGGTGCCAAAGGAAAGTTAcgaataaagaaaaaaatcgCAGCATCTTAGTGCAGATTGTAAATCAGAGAGAACTTGCTTCACTTTGACAGGGTAAACTAGATTCTCTCTATTTTGGCAAATCCTGATGAGGGTTAACGTTACCTTTACCCCGATGTGCCCGGCGCCGGCCGGCACATCCAATACATGAAGATATGCACTCCAATGTAGAGCGGCACGGCGGCCACCAGAGCCACAATGTAGCCGGACGTTTCCCACTCCCTGCTAGAACCAGCCGCGTATGCACCCAGGAGGCCGACCAAGTCCAGTAGCATCATGTAGTGTGCCGCACGGATCAGGAACGTGCGCTCCCTGTCATCCTTCCTTTTCACGAGCTCCAGCATGAGCAGGGCGATGACGGCGATGGATGCCGCGAAGGAGATGGAGTTGCAGCAGAAGAAGATGTGGTACCGGCGGTCGTTGCTGTCGTGCAGGATCGGGTTGCCGGCCGCATGGCCGTCCCTGTTGTCCGGCCAGAAACCACCCGGAGGGACAAGGCCGGCCTGGTAGGTGACGCTCGCGGCAAGGACTCCCAGTAGCACCAGGTACCTTCGCTCCGTGTGTGGCTCAACATGGTTTCCTGATGAGCTGCTTGTGCCACCACCAGCTTCAATGGAGCGGGACAGAGATGCTTCCTTGCCCGTCGTGCCATCACCAGCCTCTAAGCTGCGTACGGCGGCTTCGTCGGTACCCACAGTAGCTATAGGAGGGTTCGCTGCCGCCTGCTTCTCTGTGCCGTTGGGAGGCTTTGATTTGTCACAACCACAAGGGTTCCGTCTTATCCACTTCCCTATCAAGTCGGGATGGGACAAGAATATAAGTAGCAAGGTTATAAATGTGAACACTAGACCGATCAATGCAATCATGTAGATGGATGTCCGCAGATGCCTTGAGCTTCCTGCAGCATAGGCGCCCATGAGACCAAACAGGCCGGCCACCATGCACACGCACAGTGCGTGGCTCCGTATCGCCGCCCTGTAGAGGTTCGGGTTCACCAGGAGGACGGTGAGTGCGACGGACGCCATGAAGCCTGTCGCATTGAGGTAGAAGAAGGCCGTGTAGCGGCGAGGGTAGTTGCTCAAGAGGACCGGGTCACCGGCCCGGTGGCCAAGCTCATTGTCGTCCTCGAGCCAGAAGCCCCCGGGCGGGGTTAGCCCGGCTTGGTACGTGAGTGTCGTGGCCAAGATCGCTAGCATCAGCAACAGCTTCCGGTCGCGCTCCACGATCTCCTTCTTCTCGTGGAGGTCGTCGCGATGCATTGTGAAGAAGACCAAGTGGAAGACCACGTAGACCAGCACACCGCCCGCCAGGGCAATAACGTAGATAGATGTGCTCGTATCCCGGCAGCATCCTGCGGCGTAGGCACCTATCAGGGCGATCAAGTCCAGTATCATGACAGCCTGCAGTGCATGGAGCCTAAGTTTGTCATAGGTGGTCCTTTTGCTTAGGCAATTTCTTTGAACCATGAAGATGACAACCAAGGAGGCTGCAAGGGCTGTCGAGTTGCAGTAGAAGAACACCCGGTACCGTGTGGCATGCTTGGCTAAGAGGATCGGGTCTCCGCCCTTGTGGCCGTCGCGGTCGTCAGGCCAGAAGCCGCCTGGCGGGTTTAGGCCAGCTTGGTATGTCACGGCGGCCGCAAGTGTTGCAAGTAGAAGGACCAGAGATCGAGCTGTGCTGAGGCTATGATCTTTAGCTTTTGTTTGGTTCTTATTGTTGTCTTGCTTCTCATCCCTGTGTTTGGAAAAAAATGGTTTAGAGTGTTTTAGAGCTCAAACTGTTGACATTTGCATTCATAAATAGAGTAAAAATCTAGAATACTGAAAATTCAAACTGACTATGTATAGTGGACCCTGAATAAGAGTGAATCGCAATGAAGATATTTAAATACCAGCCTAATGATGACCATATACTGACATCAAGTGTAAGCAAAGGCTCTTAGCAGTGGAATAGAAGAGGCAAAATGAGATGCAGACGCATATATGCCAACATCAAATATTGACCGGGGAATATTTATCAACGATCAATTTATAAGAGGGCAGGCGAAATTGCAAACAAAAGGCCTTATTTTGCAATAACTGATAACATTAACATCCCTGATTTGTGACATCAGCTACAGTATTAGAGGTACTATATTTGTTCTACCCAAACAGCAGGAGAAGGACctgttatttttttctttaattatATGAAAGCTGTGATATTTGGTACCAAGAGATCATGTAAAATAATCCATACACTAATAAAGGAGAAGTTGACTACACTCGTATAGTTATTTTATCGTGCCGAGTCCATAACTAAGGTTTTATTGTACTACGTCTATATATGAAGAAAATTATGTAAGGAGTAAGGACATATATACAAAGGTGTTCATTATTGCAAGTACATACTACATATTTAGTCAAAGGGGTAGTAGTTGTTGTAGAGACGATATATAGAATGGATCGATGAAGAAACAACTATATACACAAACTAGACGCATAATTGAAACTTGAAGAACACAAATTTTATAGTATGACAGAAGGCGTCAGGAGTGGAATGGCTGTACTTACAGATTGCCCCGGCTCCGGCTGGCATGGTACAAGAGGCCGAGCACGAGTGCGAGGCTGCAGAGATAGAGGACGACGACGGAAGTGGTAGAGTCCGTCTTCCTGCAGGTCCCGGCAGCGTATGCTCCGGCCAGGCTGACCAGCGCTACACCGATGCAGACATACTGCAGGTGCAGGTACAAGAACTTGTTGCAGAACTTCTCGTTGAATTGGTTAGTCAGGAGCAGCATGATCACGCCCACGGATGCGACGAACGCCAAGGTGTTGAGGACGAAGAAGACTAGGAAGCGGCCCCGGTGGCGCTCCTGCATGGCCGGGTCCCCCGCGCGGTGGCCGTCCTGAGTCTTCGGCCAGAATGCTCCCGGCGGGTTCAGCCCCGCTGTATAGGTGATGGTCGTCGCGAAGATGGCAAGGAGCATCAGCACCTTGCGCCGCCTCTTCATCATGATCGTCGTCGCCACGCAAAGGTCGCACTGGGTTTTCGTTAtcgaaatttaaaatttattggAGGTTATAAAGAAATAGAATAAACAAGATATATCAGAAATATCGGatcaaatttaaataaaaattcaaattatttcaaaagattttaTAGATTTTGACTCGAAACTATTTCTAAGCTATTAAATGTCACTTGTTCATAGGTAAAATAAAGAATAAAATACTATGAATGCAGGATCATCGCTTTCTGTGTACAAGCAAGATAAATAGGAGATATCTATTTTATCGGACTCAAGGGATAAAAGGAAATTACCGGAGATTTCGGTCGATATCGGCCGATAAAGGAGGCCACCGCGTGCGTCATGACGTAGACGAGAACTGGGAACGCCAGCGACGAGGccacggtggtggtggtggcgtccCGGCTGGCCCCGGCGATGTAGGCCACGACGAGGGCAAGCATGTCTAGTGCCATGACCACGCGCAGGGCATTGAACATGGCGCCCTTGCTTTCCTTATCCttgacggcgaggaggaggaggaggatgacgacGGCCGACGCCATGAATGCGGTCGCGTTGCTGTAGCTGAAGGCGTTGTAGCGCGCGTGGTAGGTGACCACGAGGACTTGGTTGCCGGtgaggtggccgccgccgctctctagCCAGACGCCACCTGGCGGGTTCAGCCCGGCGGCGTAGGTCACCGTCGCCGCCAGGATGGCCAGCAGCAGGAGGTACTTGCGCAGGTCCAGCACGAGCAtgttcgccggcggcggctcatgCTGCTCTTTGCTGTCGACATTGGCCATGCTGGCACACCTCACCTTGATGGACGCTTGGCGTCGTAGTAGTGCTCTCTATATAGCTGCCTGTGCCGAGAGGGGATGCAACAACCACgaagctgccgccggccgcttcAATGTAATAATGACGATTATATAAAATCTATAAAGTCCACACCCTTCCAGGCGAGCGATGACTGGGGACGGCCCCTAATGTGGATGCACGCAGGTCTGAGCTGCATGATTCTTCCTTAAACTAGATGAGGAAGCAGTATGCAGCAACTACCCACCACCAAGACAACCTAACTAGAAAGCTTAATGAAGCACATTACTTATGCCATTATCGTGGGAGTTTCATTCTAATTTAATTGGGCACTATGCCTATGTTTTTTTATGACGTGGCGGCTCCTTTTAAAGCCTCAACGCGAAGCCACCTAGGAGACTAGGATCCTATGTGGACACTAAAAAAACAACAAATTCtcaagaaaaagagaaatatcCTCCCATTTCGACAACTCTAATCGTAATAGCTATTGGATATGTTATATTTTCTAATAGATTACCTACCTTTGCCATTGtgaaacatgtatctaaattacccccTAATTTTCATGTAAATAACCCACCTattccattataaaaaatatcaaataacccccataaattccatataaatttTTCAATCATGTCATTATTACAATTTATAGTAAccccctaaatctgaatctgaGTTATATAATTATCACAAAATCTTAAAgtacaccaatataaaattcttaaTTACTATTGATTTCATTAGTACTACTgcattatttatgttattgtcTACATAAAAATACTGTCTACGGTGTGTCTTACCATGTATTTATGTATGAGGGGAGTTATGAGATTACTAATTTTATTTCATGTTGTCAACATATCTTAAACAAAGGGTTCAATTAGATATATACAAATCAAACACATATAGACGTGTGAtggaaagtaaaaaaaaaaattgttactCACTAAACCTATTGCGGCTAGATTATGATAAATATAATATGTATATTTAGTGTATCATGTTAGAATATATAATAGATGAAAAAGCGTGAGatggataattataattattagctatatgactttttttattctaattagcccgtgcaggaacacgggttgatagactagcaTTAATAAATTGAGATGAAAATGGTTTCATGTAGATGATAGAAGGTTTGCACCATTAGTCTCAAGAAAATGGAACGTACTGAAACTGGCTTTGGAGAACATTTGACATCAAATTCACTCAATTATTATCTTCAAATAAAATTATACAATTATATTTATCAAAAAATTTTAAAGTCCACCTTTCCGGCGAAGATACAATGTCCAAGTTGTCTAGGATGAGGTATAATACATTATTCTACTTATTATGGTGAACCATGTGATACAATGTATTAGTAGAATAATGTATTAAGTGGGATGGCCTCATCTTGAATGAGTTGGTACAATTCACCCAACCAAACAAAAGAATCATTATTATTTTGAATCATTATTATTTTGAATCATTTCATGCATGAATCAAATAATAcaaccaaccaaacacaccctactAATTTGTTAGTTTGTCTTGGTTTTGCAAAATAACTTCACGCACTGTCAGAGCCTCGGTCTGCGGAAACTCCAAGAGCAcaactcttttttttaaaaaaaaaaaaactccaagaGCGCAGCTAGCATGCTGGGTGATGTAACAAAACTTCTCATTGGCTGGACCGGCGACGACTGAATGAACCAATATAATGTGGAAGCACGCTGGATGACCTAACTAGAAAGCTTAACGAAGCACGCTACGCCATTATCATGAGAGTTTATTTCACTCTCATCATTTAATTGGGCATCATGCCGATATTTTTTATATAGACGTGGCAAGGAAAATTAATAAATTGAAGGGAGGGATGAAATGGTCTCATAATCTACTTGATAGAAAGGTGCCGAACTGTGCCTATGATTAGAGACGGCAGAGTCCACAAATCTTTTCAAGCTCTACGTACGAATGCAACTGGTACCAGATTCATCAATTCTGGATCTCGAAACACTGAATTCCCAACGTATTGCATGCTCAACGCCATTGACACCAGCATTCAGATATATCATTAAAAGAAGCTGTACACGAAACAAAGAAGAGATCGAGCAGGAGACAATCCCAAAGCTTGGTCAAAGCCAGAAGACGACCACAATTAATGTTAACGAAAATGAATTACATGATTTCGTTTTACGTCTCTCCGATCCATCGTGCGATATGGGCCAACGGACTGGCTTTTCAAGTTAAAGATACATGACTCCCGATCCAGTCACATTAACAATGCAAAGGCACATATTGACGGACTGGAACCAATTGATAGATTGGAACCAATAATGCTAGGGCATGTGAACTAGCGTAACGGGCGTGATTAGCGCCTCGGTCTGCATGCGGAAAGCATGTGAGCCATAGTGGGCCGGGGCCTAATATTAGTTAGTCAATGTGGCAGATCAGTCCATTCATGTCAGCTTTTCCTAAGGCCCCCGCCAGTGGTTAGAGTTGGCTAGCAGCTCTTGTGTCCTAAGAGATAGTATAAGAGATATGTCTCTCAATTTAGAACTTTATATTGGTGGTCTTtaagatttttttattattatataaCTTAGATTTGATTTAGGGATTACTTTAACCTTTAGTGATGAAATAattagataatttatatgcaaatttaggagaTTATTTgacattattttataatggcattgatGGGTAATATACTTACTTTATATTATTTTGATAATAGCAGATTTGGGTAATTTAAATACAATTTTAGGGGGTTCTTTTAGTTGATTTTATTTCATAATGGctgaggtggataatttattagaaaagataagagatccaatgacaattataattagagttgtcgggttgatggccggatgttttctgatttttgtgagaatttctctatttttaagAGTGTCCACATAGAATCCTATGTGGCTTTACGTGGAGGATTAAAaatgagcctccaattagtaatataggatttctcctttttttagagtgtccatctAAAATTCTAGGTGGCTTCCTTCATGTGAAGGGTTAAAAATGAGCTCCAATTATTAATAGTAAGATGATTAGAGACTGACAGGTCCACAAAACATTTCAAGGCTCTATGATTACCGTCCCAATATCCATTCTCTACCGTCCCCTGTTGCTCCTAACAAATTTGTACCAGATTAACCTGTTATGGATCTCACTAGACTGAATTCACAACGCATTGCATGCTCGGTGCCATGGACTCCAACAACTAGATCATCAGAAGAAGCTGTACACGAAACGAAGAACATGGAGAAGGAGAcaatcaatatatatatatataaatcgaTAGCCTCCCAAGGCTTGGTCCACAACCAGAAGACAGCCACAGCATTCACTAAAATGAAATGATTTCGTTTTACGTCTCTCCATCATGCTGAGTGTAGCAAAACATTCTTAATAGGACCGGTGGCGATGGGTCAACTTGGAGTGGCTTTTTTAAGTTAATGTGTAAAGTGGCTGAACGTATATACATGACTTCGGATCCAGTCACATTAACAATGCATGCTCACACACATACACCAATGCAAGGGCGTGTGAACTAGCGCAGCACGCTAACAGCTACACAAGACCTCCAATACATAGGAAGGTGCATGCGCAATTGGGCATCTCAAGCAGTTCAatttaaatatagctaaaatcTTGTCCACATAAGGGCATGGCCAATAATAGGTCGAAATAGACTGCACCAGATGATAGGGTTTTTTACGGTGTATTTTATTAGCTGCGCTTCTCAAAACCACCCCTATTTGTACTAAAATGCAGAAAGTGAGTCAAAACCGATTATCAGGGAGGCACTTTTTTCATACTTGTGCAGCTTATACGAGAAGCACTTCTCTCTATCGTTGTACCGGATTTCAGAATGTGATTAGAAAGAACAATTAATTCAATGATTTCTTTtattaatttctaaaatattatgaacatttATTTCATTTAGAATAGGAAAATAATCATTTTCTGATATTTGATATGCTTCAACTCACGCTCAATGAAGTGTTGCCTTCATGCCGGTTGCATATGTTTttttatctatctatctatctatactataaggatCCTAAACAACTGAAAGTCATATCCACCTAGAAAATTCACACCCACCCTTCACGGTGTCCCCACCTGTCAGGAAGGTGGACGTTAAAAGTGTGGTGATGAGGGAAAAAACCTCTCTTTCTAAAATGTTTCCCATGATTTGGCCCTACTTTTTTCACCAGACTTTTTACTTACCCACCCACCTATACCCAGAATACTTTCCTTGTTTACCTCCGAGACCCTCCAAAATGATTCCATGTTTTGCTCCACGTTCGTTCAAAATTGTTTTCGTATAGCCCAtgcatttattttctttgaCTCAAACCTTCCCTTCCATAGCAATGCTATCATCTCTTCGCTCGACGATGCCGGCACTTCGTTAGGTTACACCCAGCCGCCGTCACGCTCGTCCTTCGCGGCCACCGTCCCGCGCGGCTGCCGTCGCGAGCGTCGCCCGACTACCGTTGCTATCGTCTGCAGCGCCAACCGAGCGCACGGTGTGGGACAGATTATGGCCATCATCAACGAGCGATTGGACGCCGCCAGGGAGGCCCGTGGCTACAACACTAACTTGCTAGGCCTCGTGCTTGAGGTCAACGCCGGCGGCAGCAAGAGGATGATGAGCATGGACGAGATCATTGATGAGTGCATCGTGGAAGCCGTTCTTCTTCAGACACGACCGTGCAccttgtaacgaacatggcaccatttatgccatttcgagtgattttggtgatcgtatgacaacgcaatcaatgggactaatggttttgttaagtgaacatttctagatcccagggatgcaGTAAAAAggtcatgcaaagcaaaacacgaagaaagaactcaaataaatgctgaattggacgagttgtactgaaatcagtagcaccggaagaacagatgcctaagcatcggtgcatccgatggttgtcggaagatccgacgccctggctttggcacaagtctgtgcgcctctggagatcaagtgaagaaagaagtgaagcaccggataaaccgacggtGTCAtaagaggcatcggtgcattcaatgtactatgttccagagacgatgtcaagcgcgcaggagccaagtcttcagcaccggttgaaccggtgatgcattggagcatagcaccggtgtaatgacatcAGCAGGAGAGTAAGAAGCCAACGactagttgagtgctgtgagtgatcggtttaaccgacacacaGCCATTGGTTAAACCGGTGGTGTCGCAGActgcgtcagaagctcaacggctacttcgggtctgagagtgaccggatgaaccgacgccaccccaggcagaggcatcggttcatccgatggtatgctgttttctgctgaccgttggagcaacggctacaagacttggtggcctatatatacgccttaGCCCGGCTATTtaaagcttgctggagttgctggacatctcacacacacccaagaacacctccaagctatccaagagcataaatatcaaatccttagtccttagcacaagcattgtgagtgttagtgcaaggttagctcttgagtgagtgatcaagcaaggtttagatccttgtgctatgGTTCTAAAGTGAACCAAAGTTGTATcacggtgcgccggcctccttggagctttggtggctcgccggcaagtctacgaccctccggcttggtgtggagcggcgtcgacgacattgtgcgggggacggagacccctccttcgtgggcaatctaccttagtgaagatcgggatcaaggtgactgtgattgtgttcacggaagagacttgattgccgggaagagatactcttcgtgagtgcttcaacaacgtggacgtaggggcgcctttgtagCAAACTGAACCACGGGATATATCCTTATGTCAAGAGTTCGCTTTCTCTCACCTCTCTCCTTTTAACTTCcatatttcatattgcaacttgtgtgcctttactttcttagtgtagtatcttgctaggattggctataggttgcaaaactcttttgggatgagggttacacactaagatgaaccgtagttgcatatctagatagtttgttttagtttaagttttgtgcaaactaattggagccataggttaagattttaattgtgcctaattcaccccatccctctcttaggctagagcacccgatcactttcaattagtatcagagccgggactcacttctctcacaaagaaagccaattctgTTGGCAAAtatgtgtttaccggctcattagatcggtaggcttcaccgcctagtgagttagctcttagggggaaaggatggatccttttagacccgctccatGGTTCGACGGCACATGCTTCCAACGTTGGAAGGTTttaatgcaagcccatctccaagcgacggggctaaatgtttggagagttgtgt
The genomic region above belongs to Panicum virgatum strain AP13 chromosome 8N, P.virgatum_v5, whole genome shotgun sequence and contains:
- the LOC120685097 gene encoding uncharacterized protein LOC120685097; the encoded protein is MANVDSKEQHEPPPANMLVLDLRKYLLLLAILAATVTYAAGLNPPGGVWLESGGGHLTGNQVLVVTYHARYNAFSYSNATAFMASAVVILLLLLAVKDKESKGAMFNALRVVMALDMLALVVAYIAGASRDATTTTVASSLAFPVLVYVMTHAVASFIGRYRPKSPCDLCVATTIMMKRRRKVLMLLAIFATTITYTAGLNPPGAFWPKTQDGHRAGDPAMQERHRGRFLVFFVLNTLAFVASVGVIMLLLTNQFNEKFCNKFLYLHLQYVCIGVALVSLAGAYAAGTCRKTDSTTSVVVLYLCSLALVLGLLYHASRSRGNLDEKQDNNKNQTKAKDHSLSTARSLVLLLATLAAAVTYQAGLNPPGGFWPDDRDGHKGGDPILLAKHATRYRVFFYCNSTALAASLVVIFMVQRNCLSKRTTYDKLRLHALQAVMILDLIALIGAYAAGCCRDTSTSIYVIALAGGVLVYVVFHLVFFTMHRDDLHEKKEIVERDRKLLLMLAILATTLTYQAGLTPPGGFWLEDDNELGHRAGDPVLLSNYPRRYTAFFYLNATGFMASVALTVLLVNPNLYRAAIRSHALCVCMVAGLFGLMGAYAAGSSRHLRTSIYMIALIGLVFTFITLLLIFLSHPDLIGKWIRRNPCGCDKSKPPNGTEKQAAANPPIATVGTDEAAVRSLEAGDGTTGKEASLSRSIEAGGGTSSSSGNHVEPHTERRYLVLLGVLAASVTYQAGLVPPGGFWPDNRDGHAAGNPILHDSNDRRYHIFFCCNSISFAASIAVIALLMLELVKRKDDRERTFLIRAAHYMMLLDLVGLLGAYAAGSSREWETSGYIVALVAAVPLYIGVHIFMYWMCRPAPGTSG